One window of the Spea bombifrons isolate aSpeBom1 chromosome 8, aSpeBom1.2.pri, whole genome shotgun sequence genome contains the following:
- the LOC128502746 gene encoding UDP-N-acetylglucosamine transferase subunit ALG13 homolog: protein MGKSMFVTVGTTSFDELISRVSSEQIVDILKDLGYDRLVLQIGRGTTEPNSYRTAKFSLEVFRYKDSLAEDLKNADLVISHAGAGSCLETLGERKPLIVVINEKLMSNHQLELAKQLHKDGHLYYCTCSTLGNTLQTMDLSALKPFPPGHPEIFATFLDKVVGFK, encoded by the exons ATGGGGAAGTCAATGTTTGTTACAGTGGGGACCACAAGCTTTGACGAGCTCATTTCTCGCGTGTCGTCAGAGCAGATTGTTGAT ATCCTCAAAGACCTTGGGTACGACAGACTGGTTCTTCAGATCGGTAGGGGAACAACCGAACCAAACTCTTACAGAACAGCTAAGTTCTCATTGGAAGTTTTCAGATACAAAGATTCCCTTGCTGAAGACCTAAAGAATGCCGACCTAGTCATTAGTCATGCTG GTGCTGGAAGTTGCTTGGAAACCCTTGGTGAAAGAAAACCTCTTATTGTTGTGATTAACGAAAAGCTTATGTCCAATCATCAACTCGAACTGGCAAAGCAGCTTCATAAAGATGGACACCTCTACTACTGCACATGCAG CACCCTTGGAAACACCCTGCAAACAATGGATCTTTCAGCTCTGAAACCCTTCCCACCGGGGCATCCTGAAATATTTGCTACCTTTTTAGATAAGGTTGTTGGATTCAAGTAA
- the SERTM2 gene encoding serine-rich and transmembrane domain-containing 2 translates to MTEAYFKYRGNRTIYVQHFPTVATEATATTADKYSNLYMYVGLFLGLLAVLLVLLFTMLLRIKHVISPITPNTESTDNMPQFTDVEMQGRSPSA, encoded by the coding sequence ATGACTGAAGCTTATTTCAAGTACCGTGGAAACCGAACTATCTACGTCCAGCATTTCCCAACAGTAGCTACAGAAGCTACAGCCACAACAGCAGACAAATATTCCAACCTTTACATGTATGTGGGGCTTTTCTTAGGACTCCTTGCAGTGCTTCTAGTTCTACTGTTCACGATGCTCTTAAGAATAAAACATGTCATTTCTCCTATTACCCCCAATACAGAGAGCACGGATAACATGCCACAGTTTACTGATGTTGAGATGCAGGGCAGATCTCCCAGTGCCTGA